A single genomic interval of Spinacia oleracea cultivar Varoflay chromosome 6, BTI_SOV_V1, whole genome shotgun sequence harbors:
- the LOC110777321 gene encoding cysteine-rich receptor-like protein kinase 44 has protein sequence MAKFYVEVIILKVIIGSILLSNPIESLCSEKLKPCIESIVSFNNNQSQISIIETGFNEGLALQMEANLLDQCCGRFTVETISRDKQCFCSSISSIQEHRLSNNITILLSECSTSDGMLLFYDDDLCQDIQAPSSAPVFPLPSYVLSHTQLSPTSTPTPIPTPARNKKIIIAIIVPTVTLVVLIALCIGFFSMKRKEKPNVAQSHHQSVTDDLITVESLQYELSVLRTATVDFSPDHKIGEGGFGGVYKGTFRNGQEIAVKRLSKGSGQGDKEFKNEIVLVAKLQHRNLVRLLGFCFDKEEKLLVYEFVPNKSLDYFLFDPTKQACLNWSMRYNVIKGIARGLLYLHEDSRLRIIHRDLKAANVLLDEEMNPKISDFGLARIFEIEHAQKKTSRIVGTYGYMAPEYAMHGQFSTKSDVYSFGVIILEIVSGKRISGSNQSNFGDNLLGCAWRLWSEGRPLEFMDPTLSDSYSNTEVTLCVQIGLFCVQDDMRKRPTMPSIIHMLQADSTVSSSNPDRPSFWHDLDTSQTTSTNNIGSIPTSRSQ, from the exons ATGGCCAAATTTTACGTTGAAGTGATAATATTGAAGGTGATCATAGGATCAATACTTTTGTCAAACCCTATTGAGTCTTTATGCTCAGAGAAACTGAAGCCTTGTATTGAATCCATTGTCTCTTTTAACAATAATCAATCTCAGATATCAATCATCGAAACCGGTTTCAATGAAGGTCTTGCCTTGCAAATGGAGGCGAATCTACTTGATCAGTGCTGCGGCCGTTTCACCGTAGAAACAATCAGCAGGGATAAACAGTGTTTTTGTAGCAGCATCTCCTCCATTCAAGAACATCGGTTATCTAATAATATAACCATTCTATTGTCTGAGTGCAGTACTAGTGATGGTATGCTTTTGTTCTATGATGACGACCTTTGCCAAG ACATTCAAGCACCATCATCGGCTCCGGTATTTCCTCTGCCAAGTTACGTCTTATCTCATACACAACTCTCACCTACATCTACACCTACACCTATACCAACACCTGCAA ggaacaaaaaaataattattgccATCATTGTTCCAACAGTCACTTTAGTGGTGCTAATAGCCTTGTGCATAGGCTTTTTTTCCATGAAACGGAAGGAGAAACCTAATGTTGCACAATCACATCATCAAAGTG TAACTGATGATTTGATCACAGTCGAGTCCTTGCAATACGAACTAAGCGTACTCCGAACCGCCACCGTCGATTTTTCGCCTGATCACAAAATAGGTGAAGGGGGATTTGGAGGTGTTTACAAG GGTACCTTTCGAAATGGGCAAGAGATAGCAGTCAAGAGGCTATCAAAGGGCTCAGGGCAAGGTGATAAAGAATTTAAAAACGAAATTGTATTGGTAGCAAAGCTTCAACATCGAAATCTTGTTAGGCTGCTTGGATTCTGCTTCGACAAGGAGGAGAAGTTGCTTGTTTATGAATTTGTACCAAACAAAAGCCTCGATTACTTCTTGTTTG ATCCTACAAAGCAAGCATGTTTAAATTGGTCAATGCGTTACAACGTTATCAAAGGCATTGCTCGAGGATTACTATATCTTCATGAAGATTCAAGGTTGAGAATTATACACCGAGATCTTAAAGCAGCTAATGTTTTGTTGGATGAAGAGATGAACccaaaaatttcagactttggTTTGGCAAGGATCTTTGAAATTGAACATGCCCAAAAGAAGACAAGCAGAATTGTTGGGACTTA CGGATATATGGCTCCGGAGTATGCAATGCATGGACAATTTTCGACAAAATCAGATGTATACAGTTTTGGTGTGATAATATTGGAGATTGTGAGTGGGAAAAGGATAAGTGGCTCCAATCAATCCAACTTCGGTGACAACCTTCTCGGATGT GCATGGAGACTTTGGAGTGAGGGAAGACCACTGGAATTTATGGATCCAACATTAAGCGATTCCTACTCAAACACAGAAGTTACACTATGTGTTCAAATTGGATTATTTTGCGTTCAAGATGATATGAGGAAGAGACCAACCATGCCAAGCATAATCCATATGCTCCAAGCTGATTCTACCGTTTCTTCTTCAAATCCTGACCGTCCGTCGTTCTGGCATGACCTTGATACGAGTCAAACAACATCAACTAACAACATTGGTTCAATACCGACGTCTCGATCACAATGA
- the LOC110777322 gene encoding ATP synthase gamma chain, chloroplastic — protein sequence MACSLSFSSSVSTFHLPTTTQSTQAPPNNATTLPTTNPIQCANLRELRDRIGSVKNTQKITEAMKLVAAAKVRRAQEAVVNGRPFSETLVEVLYNMNEQLQTEDVDVPLTKIRTVKKVALMVVTGDRGLCGGFNNMLLKKAESRIAELKKLGVDYTIISIGKKGNTYFIRRPEIPVDRYFDGTNLPTAKEAQAIADDVFSLFVSEEVDKVEMLYTKFVSLVKSDPVIHTLLPLSPKGEICDINGKCVDAAEDELFRLTTKEGKLTVERDMIKTETPAFSPILEFEQDPAQILDALLPLYLNSQILRALQESLASELAARMTAMSNATDNANELKKTLSINYNRARQAKITGEILEIVAGANACV from the exons ATGGCATGTTCTCTCTCCTTCAGCTCCTCCGTGAGCACCTTCCACCTCCCAACCACCACCCAATCCACCCAAGCACCACCAAACAACGCCACCACCCTCCCCACCACAAACCCAATCCAATGCGCAAACCTCCGTGAGCTACGAGACCGGATCGGATCAGTCAAAAACACGCAGAAGATCACCGAAGCAATGAAGCTCGTCGCTGCCGCTAAAGTCCGCCGTGCGCAAGAAGCCGTCGTAAACGGTCGCCCCTTCTCGGAGACTCTAGTCGAAGTTCTTTACAACATGAATGAACAGCTACAGACTGAGGATGTTGATGTTCCTCTGACGAAGATTCGGACGGTGAAGAAGGTGGCGTTGATGGTGGTTACCGGCGACCGTGGTCTTTGCGGCGGGTTTAATAATATGTTGCTGAAGAAGGCTGAGTCTAGGATTGCTGAGCTTAAGAAGCTTGGTGTTGATTATACTATTATTAGTATTGGAAAGAAAGGAAACACTTATTTTATCCGGCGTCCTGAGATTCCCGTCGACAG GTACTTCGACGGAACAAACCTACCAACCGCCAAAGAAGCACAAGCCATAGCAGACGACGTCTTCTCCCTATTCGTAAGCGAAGAAGTCGACAAAGTCGAAATGCTCTACACAAAATTCGTCTCTTTAGTAAAATCAGACCCAGTAATCCACACCCTACTCCCCCTCTCACCCAAAGGAGAAATTTGCGACATCAATGGAAAATGTGTCGACGCAGCAGAAGACGAACTCTTCCGTCTCACAACAAAAGAAG GTAAGCTAACGGTAGAAAGAGACATGATCAAAACCGAAACACCAGCATTTTCCCCAATTCTGGAATTCGAACAAGATCCTGctcaaattctcgacgctttgCTTCCATTATACTTAAACAGTCAGATTTTGAGGGCTTTACAAGAATCACTTGCTAGTGAACTTGCTGCGAGGATGACTGCTATGAGTAATGCTACTGATAATGCGAATGAGTTGAAGAAGACGTTGTCTATTAATTATAATAGAGCGCGTCAGGCTAAGATTACTGGTGAGATCTTGGAGATTGTTGCTGGTGCTAATGCATGTGTTTGA